A stretch of DNA from Thermoplasmatales archaeon:
GAGCTTTCTTACGTTCGGTTTATCAGGGTCCTTTACTGGCGATCTACCCCTTATTCTCTCCATCGAAGGGAATCTTATTACTGCGTATGGAACAGATTGGAACAAAGCCACGATCATGGAGACAAAGAATAGAAGTTTGAAATTATAGCCAACCATTATAATCAAGCCCGCTGCCAAGGCGCTTGCGGCGTATGAGCCGAAATTGTAGTAAGAGAATACTAAATTCTTCTTTCTCTGGTTTGTTTCAAAGTGGCTTATAGCGTACTGTTCTATCGATCTATTGGCGGTAAAATCCTTTCCTGAAAGCGAGGTCCCGGAAATCAATAGGGCAATTATATACGCAGTTATGCCACCAATGAAAAAGAGTATCGCAAGTGTAATAAAAAGCAAAACAGAAAGGATTAAGACTCTTTCTTTCAACGGAATTTTCAGGAAACTGAACAGGTATACAAAAACCATAGTTACAGCGGCAAATGCCAAAATTAAAAGCCCTATCTCTATAGCATTGAGTCCCAGCTCAAGAAGATAGAATGGCGATAGGATTGCCAAAATCGTGAAAATAAAGGATCGGATCGAAGCATTGAGTGAAAGCAGATAACTCTCGCGGGCCATTATATTCAACCATAATAGTATGCTATAATTAATAATAACTAGTTCTCATCTTGCGTGTGTCAATAAGTTTTGTACCGTAACGGACGCCTAGACGTACTCTTACTCGAATTCGCACGGGCTCAGAACTATTTTCAAACAGCAAGATTCAGGATTTAATTTCTGTTTCATACATTTCCGAAACATATTTTCCTATGGCTGGCGCCGAGGTAAGTCCAGGTGATTCTATGCCGATCAGGTTGAAGAAACCAAATAGATCATTATTAACTTCGTGAGCGATGATAAAGTCTTTAAAGCCACTTTTATCCTTTTTTATTTGCGGTCTTATCCCTGAAGAATCAGGGCTGATATCATATTTATCAATAGATGGCATGAAGTTTCGTACAGAATTCGTGAACTCATTCTTGTCAGATTCCACTCTGTAATCTATGCTGTCAACATAGTATGCGTTTGGTCCCATTCTTACAGATCCCGAAAGATCAGGTGTGAGATGGATGCCTAAACCTGGGAAGGAAGGAACTGGGTATACTGGTATCCGAACAGGCTTTGCTCCATTTATTCTGAAGTAGTCACCCTTGCATAATTGTATTTTGTATCCGAGTTTGTTAACATCTAGCCCGATCATGGCCGCAACTTCATCCGAATGGAGGCCGGCACAATTTATGACCGTTTTTGATCTTAAGGTGAACGGTTCTCCAGAGCTGAGACCGGTCAGTTCGTATTCTGAATCGACCTTCCTGATAGAACTTACTTCAGTATTGGTGACAATTTCCGCTTGATTATTCACAGCTTTTCGGTAAAACAGGTTAATCAAATCGAAAGGCTCCACTATTCCCGTAGAAGGAGAATAAATAGCCCTTTGTGCCTCTATGTTCGGTTCCATGGATCTGATCTCTTCTTTGTCGAGGTACTTAAGATTCTCTACGTTGTTGTCCTCTCCGTTTTTCATAAGGCGTTCAAGTTCAATTATTTCATTCTCGTTATTCGCGACTGTTAATTTCCCGAGTTTCTTGAAAGGTATGTTGTATTCATTGCATAATTCGTAAATCATTCTGTTTCCTTCAACTGCTAATCTGGCTTTAAGGGTTCCTCTTGGATAATGGATCCCTGAATGTATCACACCGCTGTTATGGCTACTTGTTTCCATGCCCACCATTTTATTTTTATCGAAAACAAATATGCCTTCATTGTTTGTTGAAAGTTCAGCTGCTATGGCAAGACCAACTATGCCACCACCAATTATTACGATGTTGGAATGTTCCATTGGAGTCTTAAGAGAATAAGTAGTAATAAATAATTTTGTATATATGCGGTGAGTTGAGTTTGTCTTAATGAGGCTTCATATGCATTTGAACCGTTGCATGTATCAGGTAAGTACATCTGGTGGTGCACTAATTTAATGGTGGTCCTGAGTCAATAGTCCTTAAAATAACTGAAATTGTTTCTGTTCCAACAATCATTGCATTGTTTTTAAACAGGTAGACGGCGTTCAACGAGCACTTGTTATATATTCTGTAAAGATACGCGATCATGAAAGTGGATGCCATAACAACGGAACCGCCGAAATGGGGAGTAAAATACGAGCAAATCGATGTCGATGAAAATTTGCCTATCAAATTGAAACCAATATACACTGGAATATGCGGAACTGATAGGGGAATAGTTTCAGGGTCGCTTCCGTTTGCTTATGCGCCACGCGGGGAACAGAAATTGATCTTAGGTCATGAATGTCTGGCTAAAGTTATTGAAGCCGAGGATAACGATCTGGGGATTAAAAAGGGCGATTATGTTGTCCCGGTTGTTAGACGTCCGGGCAAATGCGTTAATTGCCTTATAGGTCGTTCAGATAATTGTTCAGATGGTGAAAAACACGAAGCGGGAATAACCGGACTTAATGGTTTCATGAGATCGGAATTCCAGGATTATCCTCAGAATCTTGTTAAGGTAGAGGATCCAGATATAGTCAAAGTAGCAGTTTTAACTGAACCCTTAAAAAATGTCAGAAAAGCTTTCGAAATGTTTGATATAGTATCAAGAAAGTCCGTTTTTACGGATGCAAACGGAGCATATGATGAAAAAAGGTCTTTAATAATAGGAACGGGAAATGAAGCATTTCTTTATGGTCTGACATCAAGAGATTATGGTTTCCAGACTTACATGACTAACAGACATCCTGAGACAGAATTTAAACTTGGGATGATGGACAAAGCGAACATAACTTTTTATGATTACACTAAAGATGTATTAAAGGAGAAGAATGGCTTCGATCTTGCTATAGACACAAGTGGCGATCCGGGAACAATCTTCAGATTTATCAGGAAAATGAATAACAATGGAATAATGATCTTGTTTGGAACAAACAGTAATGCTCCAGCATCCACTTTCGATGGTTCAGACATCGATTATATAATTGAGAGGAACATAACGATAATGGGTTCTGTAGATGGTTCAAGAGTACATTACGAAAAAGCACTGCAGGATCTCACTAGGTGGAATTATCAATATGGAGACCTAGTACCTAATATGATTACATCCAGAGTTAAGCCTGATGACACGGATATCTTCTTACACAAGAAGTCCGGAGAGGTTAAAACCGTTATAGAATGGAGTTGATAACTATTCTCACCGGAATAATATCCTCAAAACAAATTGCGACAAAAATTAAAGCAGATATAAAATCTTCTGTTGCATCATTAAAAAATTCAGGTATTTCCCCTTGCTTGGGAATTGTGAAGATAGGAGAAGATCCAGCTTCGGAGCAATACTTTAATGCTAAAATAAAAAGAGCTTCTGAATTTGGAGTGGAAACAAAGATTCTGATGCTCGAAAGCGATGTTTCCCAGGAAAGAGTCAATTCCGAGGTGAGAAAGATCGCTCTTGATCCTGATGTCCATGGAGTAATCGTTGAGTCGCCCGTCCCAAAACATCTTAATTATCACGAATTCATCAACCTTATACCGCCTGAGAAGGATGTTGACGGAGTAACATACCTAAATCTTGGAAGGTTGATGTCAGGGGAGGGCAGTCTAAGACCAGCCACTGCGGCATCTGTCATGGAATTTATTTCTGAAATCGGGATTCTGCAGGGTTCGGTTATTGCAATAATAAACAGAACTCTAACCGTTGGCAAACCACTTTCTATGATGCTTCTCTCGAATAATTTTACTCCCTTGGTATGCCACAGCAAAACCTTAAGATTGAAGGATCTCTGCCGGTCTTCTGATGTCATAGTTACAGCTGCCGGCAAACCCGGATTGATCACGACTGATTTTGTGAGACCAGAAAGCGTTGTAATTGATGTGGGGATAAATGTTGTGGGTGATAAGATTGTTGGAGATGCGGATTTTGAAGGTATAAAAGATAAGGTTTCAGCGATTACACCAGTTCCGGGTGGGGTAGGTTCGCTGACATCTCTAATGATATTTAGGAATCTTGTTGACGCCATTAATATGCAAGGATTGGTTTGATCTTTCCGAAACCTTCGTTTTTTATTGGCTGCTCGAAGTTTCGCAAAATGGTACGTCTAGGCGGCGTAAGGACAACTATTGGCCATAATCACTCTGTTCACAAATTAACACAGTTTATGTGAACTACGAAAAAGTCCATCCACTCGATCCTTGAATTCATTGTAATGGCACTCAATTGTTTTAAAGATCTACTTTACAAGCAGAATAGGATTCCATTCAATAATTTTGAGCTTTCAATTGATACTATAAATTGACAAGCTTTATTTATGGACAAGATATAATTGTCAGACATCAATGGATGCAGAACAAGAAATACAGAGAATCACCAAATTCCTGAGAGAATTCGTTGGCAGCAGAAACGCAATAGTTGGTTTAAGCGGTGGAATAGATAGTTCAGTGACGCTGATGCTCCTTAAGAAATCTATACCGCATTTTAAGATTTTTCCATTTTTTATGCCTTCTGATACGACACCAAGATCAGACTATGATGACGTCTATGATCTTGCCAGCATTGCGAATGTAAACCTTACAACTATTGATATAACACCGATATTTGTACAGTTCCAGAAGTCTCTTGGGGCTAGCGACATTTCTGCTTTGGGAAACATAAAAGCAAGAATTAGGATGAGCATCCTTTATTATTTTTCGAATATACACGATGGGGTTGTTATTGGTACGACTAACAAGACAGAAAACTATCTTGGATACTTTACAAAATTTGGAGATGGAGCATGCGACGTGGAACCCATAATTCACCTACTGAAACGGGATGTGAAACAACTTGGTGAAAGCCTTGGTGTTCCGCAGAATATCATAAATAAAAAACCATCTGCAGGTTTGTGGGAACATCAGTCCGATGAGGATGAGCTTGGAATGACATACGATCAGATGGATCAGTCGGTAGAAAACCTGTTTATGAAACACCGAGATCCGGTAAGTGAAGTAGATCGTAAAGTTCTTGAACTGTACCAGAAAACTAAACATAAAAGAAATTTTCCAGTATCACTGGAGGAAGAGAAATAGGAAATGGTTTTCAGTATAACAACAGAGTATTACCAATTAAGTTTAATATTGATACTGGCAGCATTTGCTATACCCATTGCCAGAAAAATCTCAGTTGTAGATGTGCCAATTCTAATAATCATAGGTATATTGTTCGGTCCGGCTCTGGGTTTGATTAAATACGAATACGCCAGCTCTTTTATGCTTGATTTTGGAGGTTTTGGTTTCGGAATACTGGGGATCGTATTCATTCTCTATTTCGAGAGTCACCACATGGACTTGAAGGCAATAAGAAAATACTTCGCCAAGATCGTTTCTTTAGATACTATCGGTGTCATAGTTACTGCACTTTTGGCAGGTCTTATCTTTTCATATGTATTCAAAGCCCCATTCTCTGTCGGATTCCTCTTCGGTGCAATAATATCTCCCACTGATCCTGCTACTCTTATTCCACTCTTCAAGAAAATCCATGTAAAAGAAGAGATCTCAAGTACTATTATAGGGGAAAGCATGTTCAATGATCCCATAAGTATCGTGCTGGTATCTATCGCTCTTTTCATAGTCGATCCTGCATCTTCATATTCCGCATTCTTCTCCACCTTTG
This window harbors:
- a CDS encoding MFS transporter, with amino-acid sequence MARESYLLSLNASIRSFIFTILAILSPFYLLELGLNAIEIGLLILAFAAVTMVFVYLFSFLKIPLKERVLILSVLLFITLAILFFIGGITAYIIALLISGTSLSGKDFTANRSIEQYAISHFETNQRKKNLVFSYYNFGSYAASALAAGLIIMVGYNFKLLFFVSMIVALFQSVPYAVIRFPSMERIRGRSPVKDPDKPNVRKLGFLFAIDALGGGMITTSLIVLWFRVTFDIAISTAGIIFLIVSIVTAISVILSSKISNRIGLVRTMVFTHLVSNMFLILIPVIHYLPVAEIFLYLRQTTSQMDVPARDSFTNTIISKESRIRSNSIFISIRNGSQIPGPGISGLLISTFPPLMFFVSGTVKAVYDLLLYSSYHSFKDP
- a CDS encoding NAD(P)/FAD-dependent oxidoreductase — translated: MEHSNIVIIGGGIVGLAIAAELSTNNEGIFVFDKNKMVGMETSSHNSGVIHSGIHYPRGTLKARLAVEGNRMIYELCNEYNIPFKKLGKLTVANNENEIIELERLMKNGEDNNVENLKYLDKEEIRSMEPNIEAQRAIYSPSTGIVEPFDLINLFYRKAVNNQAEIVTNTEVSSIRKVDSEYELTGLSSGEPFTLRSKTVINCAGLHSDEVAAMIGLDVNKLGYKIQLCKGDYFRINGAKPVRIPVYPVPSFPGLGIHLTPDLSGSVRMGPNAYYVDSIDYRVESDKNEFTNSVRNFMPSIDKYDISPDSSGIRPQIKKDKSGFKDFIIAHEVNNDLFGFFNLIGIESPGLTSAPAIGKYVSEMYETEIKS
- a CDS encoding NAD+ synthase, with product MDAEQEIQRITKFLREFVGSRNAIVGLSGGIDSSVTLMLLKKSIPHFKIFPFFMPSDTTPRSDYDDVYDLASIANVNLTTIDITPIFVQFQKSLGASDISALGNIKARIRMSILYYFSNIHDGVVIGTTNKTENYLGYFTKFGDGACDVEPIIHLLKRDVKQLGESLGVPQNIINKKPSAGLWEHQSDEDELGMTYDQMDQSVENLFMKHRDPVSEVDRKVLELYQKTKHKRNFPVSLEEEK
- a CDS encoding bifunctional 5,10-methylenetetrahydrofolate dehydrogenase/5,10-methenyltetrahydrofolate cyclohydrolase encodes the protein MELITILTGIISSKQIATKIKADIKSSVASLKNSGISPCLGIVKIGEDPASEQYFNAKIKRASEFGVETKILMLESDVSQERVNSEVRKIALDPDVHGVIVESPVPKHLNYHEFINLIPPEKDVDGVTYLNLGRLMSGEGSLRPATAASVMEFISEIGILQGSVIAIINRTLTVGKPLSMMLLSNNFTPLVCHSKTLRLKDLCRSSDVIVTAAGKPGLITTDFVRPESVVIDVGINVVGDKIVGDADFEGIKDKVSAITPVPGGVGSLTSLMIFRNLVDAINMQGLV
- a CDS encoding glucose 1-dehydrogenase; amino-acid sequence: MKVDAITTEPPKWGVKYEQIDVDENLPIKLKPIYTGICGTDRGIVSGSLPFAYAPRGEQKLILGHECLAKVIEAEDNDLGIKKGDYVVPVVRRPGKCVNCLIGRSDNCSDGEKHEAGITGLNGFMRSEFQDYPQNLVKVEDPDIVKVAVLTEPLKNVRKAFEMFDIVSRKSVFTDANGAYDEKRSLIIGTGNEAFLYGLTSRDYGFQTYMTNRHPETEFKLGMMDKANITFYDYTKDVLKEKNGFDLAIDTSGDPGTIFRFIRKMNNNGIMILFGTNSNAPASTFDGSDIDYIIERNITIMGSVDGSRVHYEKALQDLTRWNYQYGDLVPNMITSRVKPDDTDIFLHKKSGEVKTVIEWS